Proteins from one Cicer arietinum cultivar CDC Frontier isolate Library 1 chromosome 3, Cicar.CDCFrontier_v2.0, whole genome shotgun sequence genomic window:
- the LOC101503150 gene encoding glutamate synthase 1 [NADH], chloroplastic-like: protein MAMNKIGGKSNTGDGGEQPSRMEPLADGSRNPKRSAIKQVASGRFGVSSYYLTNADELQIKMAQKSYKTKQYKKGFKAADAILK from the exons ATGGCAATGAACAAAATTGGAGGGAAATCCAACACAG GTGACGGAGGTGAGCAGCCATCTCGTATGGAGCCTCTTGCTGATGGCTCAAGGAATCCCAAAAGGAGTGCCATTAAGCAGGTCGCTAGTGGGAGATTTGGAGTTTCAAGTTACTACCTTACAAATGCTGATGAACTTCAGATAAAGATGGCCCAG AAATCCTATAAAACTAAACAATACAAAAAGGGATTCAAAGCAGCCGATGCCATTTTGAAATGA